The Deinococcus cellulosilyticus NBRC 106333 = KACC 11606 region TAAAGTATGTTTGAGAACCATCTGAAAGCTGATATTTCCCATTTTACACCAGGTCTAACTGGAATGGGTTTGACGGAATCCCCGGAAGTAAACTTTCTACGCTGAGTCATGAAATCTCAGCGTTATTCCTGTGACCTGACGGATGAGGAGTGGGCTATTTTGCAGCCCCTTCTGCCCTCAGAAGCTTCCACCGGTCGGCCTAGAAAATGGTCTTTACGCCAGATCCTCAATGGCATTTTCTATGTGCTCCGGGGTGGCATCGCCTGGCGGCTCCTGCCCTGCAACTTTCCTCCCTGGCAGACGGTCTATTTCTACCATCGCCTCTGGAGAATCCAAGGTCTCTGGGAGCAATTGCACACCACACTCAGAGAAATGGTGCGGGTGAGCGCAGGCCGTGATCCTATCCCCAGTGCGGGAATCATTGACAGTCAATCCGTGAAAACCACCGAGGCTGGCGGGCCCAGAGGCTACGATGGGGGCAAAAAAGTCAATGGCCGAAAACGCCATATCCTGGTGGATACCCTTGGACTCGTCCTCAAAGTGGTGGTGCACGAGGGAAACCTGCAAGACCGTCAGGCTGCCCCCCAGGTCTTTGCTGGCCTAAAAGACCTCTTCCCAAGAATGCAGCATGTCTGGGCAGATCGAGGCTACACTGGCGATCTGATCAAAGAAATCAAAAACACGCTGGGCTGGACTATTGAGGTGGTCAAACACCCTTGGACTGGGGTCAAACGCGTCTGGGTCTCCAAAGACGCAGATCCACCCCCACCTGTCGAAGTGCCTGAAGGATTTGTGGTGCTGAAACGTCGTTGGGTGGTTGAGAGAACTTTTGCTTGGCTGGGGAAATCCAGACGTCTGGCCAAAGACTATGAACGACTTCCAGCCACTTCTGAAAACCTGGTTTTTGAAGTGATGATCCGTCTGATGGTCAAAAGGCTGGCCCATTCATGACTCCTGGCCGCTTAAAGTTGGAAGAGCGGAGAATGCACTTCATCGAACGTTTCCAGCGGGAAAAATTTCATGGTCCGAGTTGGGCCAGGGACTTTGGAGTCAACCGAAACACCATCTATGTGTGGAGAGCACGATATCTCAAATCAGGTGAACCAGCACTTAAAGCCAGCATTTCGAAGGGGCGTCCCAGACGACTATCAGCTCAGCAAGAACAGCAAGTCCAGCACTGGTTAAAAGATCCCACTTCTCCCATAGGACCCCACTGGACACCCATCTGGGTACGCGAGGTGATCGGGCGGGAGTTCGGCGTCTGGTTTCATCCTTGCCATCTGTATAAGCTTTTGGGGCAGTGGGGATGGAGGTGTGAAATTCAGTGATCAGTTATAATAAAGATCAATGTCAAACATTGAGAAATTCA contains the following coding sequences:
- a CDS encoding IS5 family transposase, which produces MKSQRYSCDLTDEEWAILQPLLPSEASTGRPRKWSLRQILNGIFYVLRGGIAWRLLPCNFPPWQTVYFYHRLWRIQGLWEQLHTTLREMVRVSAGRDPIPSAGIIDSQSVKTTEAGGPRGYDGGKKVNGRKRHILVDTLGLVLKVVVHEGNLQDRQAAPQVFAGLKDLFPRMQHVWADRGYTGDLIKEIKNTLGWTIEVVKHPWTGVKRVWVSKDADPPPPVEVPEGFVVLKRRWVVERTFAWLGKSRRLAKDYERLPATSENLVFEVMIRLMVKRLAHS
- a CDS encoding helix-turn-helix domain-containing protein, yielding MHFIERFQREKFHGPSWARDFGVNRNTIYVWRARYLKSGEPALKASISKGRPRRLSAQQEQQVQHWLKDPTSPIGPHWTPIWVREVIGREFGVWFHPCHLYKLLGQWGWRCEIQ